TCTTTTGCTATTAAATGTTGACACCACGTGTGTAATGAGATGTCTGAAAATCAATACTAAACCCAAAAACCATGGCAAACGCTGAATGTGATCATGGGAAAATTGGTTTCCATGAAATGCTACCTCAGCATAGATGTATAAGTTATAGATATGCTGGCTTTTCTCATCACAGAAACCTCTTATATAAGCAGTATAAATAAGCCAGCATCAGGTTCTTGCTCTCCACATATGTGGCAACTTTCCACAGCTTTCCAGCATCTGTTTTGATCAGTTTTAAGGAAGACTAGTTGTGACTTTCTGCAAGTCCGATGTTTTAAATTACCTGTTTTATGTCCTTTAAACATAAAAAGGCAAAATTGCAGGTTTGTGGGAAAATATTTTATGATTCTAACCAGTAACAGTAAACAAGTATAAATAGTAAAATTCTGAtaagaaacatttgaaaaacaaataaaacctaaTAACAACACATTATCCCATATCCAGGGTCAACATTAAGTAGATAaagttatatgtatgtatatatatatatatatatatatatatagagagagagagagagagagagagagagagagagagagagagagagatttatatagcactttagacaatactgattgtgtcaaagcagctttacagtgacatacaggaaaatagtttgtcaataatgcaagacgACAACAACAAAGAGTCATTTTTCCAGTTAGTCATTTTattgttgattcagtgatgtcatcatccagttcaactctcttccaatagtgtctgtgcaatcagtcaaacatccccataaatatatatatatatatatatatatatatatatatatatatatatatatatatatatatatatatatatatatataatgtataatatacaatatatcttatatatacatatatatctatagTAGTCTAAGTATCCCAATCTTTCTAATCTTTTTAATGTTTGTCTTCTGATAATGTACTAAACAGGTCATCTATGCATTGAAAGGACAATTTCACCTCCTCCCTTATCAGAGACTTCACCTGCTCTGCTCTATATGCAGTGATAGAAGCCCTAGCTTCTCTGCCCGGGTTGCCAGGAAATCTTTAATGCAAGATGCTTACATGCCAGCAATCTCAGTAAGAGATCTGTTCCACAATAATTAAAACAGAAGTGCCTAGAACGGGCCACATATCAAAGTTATTATTAAACTTGAGCTCTTTGAAATATTGACATAATTAATCTTCCTTCaaacattttattcttaaatCTACAAGCTGCCTCCTACACGTTAAGCCCCCTTTTCGAATGCTTTCTGACATATTCTCATCAGCTGGAGTGGTGTGGCTTTGGATCTGTATAAATTATTTTCACACTGTAAATGGTGAAAAGCTTTACATTTTGTTAGGattatcataatttaaaaaagcacttttatttatttttatggtggATTTGTATATTTTAGTCTGCAACTGTGACAAAGGAAAAATAATCAAATCTATAcatgaaaagcatttaaaaaatatatatatatatatatatatatatatttaatatgaagaCATAGCAAAGTTTGGTTAtatcataatattacaataagaaaattaaatatgtttaatttaaatcatCTTATAGGGCTCATAGTTTAAATGCACTCACTTAATTTATTGTCACTCCCTGCAGGTCGCATTTCAGAgtggcttttatttatttcatcagtTGAAAATCACCAAATCAATAAGGGTTAAAATAGTCATTGGAATAAGCCTCCTtagatgtaattaaaaaaataaggctATTCATTTAATATGTCTAGGATCATCAATAAATGGCACGTATTTTGATGCCATTTTTAGCATTGAGAAATTGAGATTCATGTTCTGTATTAATCTTATCTGGACTCAAACAATCTTACTGACATATTTGCTCCAGACCTGGTTTCCATGCACAGAGAATATATAGTGTGTTGGCATAACATCTTTGGGGGGGTTTATTCACAATGATGAGGGTTTATTATGATGCTTGACTTTTTAAGTGGCCTCAAAGATGAAATATTGAATGGAtaatccacccaaaaatgaattatTCATCATTATGTGGTTCCAAATCTGTATCCCTTTCTTTCTTCAATGAAACACAAAAGATactatttagaagaatgttggtaattaCACATTTTGGTTCTCATTGACTGCCATTGTATGGACCAAAAATATAATGGAATTCAATGGGAACCGAAACAGTTTGTTCTCAGCATTTTATAAAATGTCTCTCTTTTTGTGCTTAGCAGAAGAAAGagagtcatataggtttggaataatATGAGAATGAGTAAGTAATGacaaaaatgtcttttttgtgtgaaCCATCGCTTTAAGTTAAGATATGGTTATGCTGTGCTCACTTATATAGTTATAATTTATTCAAAGTGGAATGTGCAGTTTATAGGGAACATGTTAGTATTTCCCACTAGGCTGTTAGTACCAGATTTATGCATAAATCTATTTAACCAGCCTTTGAATTCTTAAGCACTATATAAAGAAACCCCTGAGGACTGCGTCTTTTACTGTTTGCGGATACTGCTAACTTTGCACTTATGACTTGTAAAAAGTGAATGTCAGGAACATTTACTGCTTACTCCAGAATAGGAATGTTGTACTTCAAGAAGAAGATCAGATAGAAGATATAAAAGAGATATGACAAGAGAAATTTCCTGTAGAAATCAGTGGCACGTGCAGCATAGAGGACTGGCCAGTTCCCTCAGTGCCTTGCCCTGGGTCCATTCATGCAAGTGGCCCTTGAAATGACTGTTATGGTTCAGAGGATTCAGTAGAGAGTGCAGACCAGgaatttaaatgagaaaaaatgtGTGGTTTTTTAGAAGATTTAAAAAGTCTGACACTTGAGATTTGAAGCTCGTCTCTGTTGTTAGGGGATGGGACACTGCGAGTGTGGGATGTGAAGGCGGGATCATGCAGGCTAGCCGTCCCAGTGCACAGGGCTGAAATCCTCAGCTGTGATTGGTGCAAATATGACCAGGTGAGTATTTCCTCTTTTTAGCTCAGTCACTGTGTGGACATGAATGAGATTTGAATTTCATAACACAGTTTCCGATACAGTAGATGTTGAAGTGTTATTGTCCTGAACTTTCTCACAGCCCTTAAAGACTTACTCCACCCTGAAATTAAATGTTTGcctttaatcacttacccccatatcGTTCCatacccgtaaaagctttgttcatcttcagaacataattgaagatattttggatgacaaCGAAGTGTGTCTTAATTTAGTTTTAGAGGTCATGCAAACAGTATGCAGAAGAGGCCGTAGTGTGAAATCATATGAAAGTTTGAAATATTGAGATGGATGAAGGGTAAAGACAGTACAGCTGCCATTCAATGTCACAGTAGTTTGTTCATTGCTTTGACTTAAATTAACTTAGCAGGTCTGTTGAACATTAATGAGGCATGCAGCAGCGTCTGTCTGTGTGAAACTCACAGCGTGTTTCTGTACTGTATGTGACAGCTATGGATTTTTGTATATAAACAGATTGGGCCCTGTACTGCACCCGGCGCAATGCAACGCAAGGTGCGgggcaagtgtgtttgctagtttcgaGTCCGGCGCCATtctcattttcccatccagcgccacgtTGTTTAATTAGCATATGCATTTGCTCTCATTTGTGCGCCcgtgggcatgctggtctaaaaaagatgtgtgttcaggcgcattgctggcgtaatgctattttaaggagttGAAAATAGATTGCGCCATAGATTATGTAGATTCCAGAGCTCAGTGCACTTGACCAGTCCACTGTCAAACCTTTGCCCAAAACATACACAAATACTCCTGTATCTCCAAATGGAGCTCTGGGAATAATGCCCGCTCCAGCTGGGTCAAGGTGAAATCACACGCCTTTTCAAGTTAATGGTTTTGTtctcagctttcagataatgtagAAAAAAACGAATGTGTGAAATAAGGAGCTATGAACAGTTTATTGCACTGGGAATACAGGAGGGCTGTGAAGCATGAAATTGTGTGTTCCTGAATGTAGCTTTGAAATGATCACTGTTTATtcttattatatgattattatgtCATCTTATACTGTACCAGTGATGAAGAGGTCTGTTGTCTTTCTCATTTACTGTTCTCGTATGGTCATGATACTATAAGGGGGGAAACCTTTTCATGTCATAATTCAGCTGATATCATTAAAAACACTGCAGCAGAAAGAGAGTTAATAAATAGAAACGTGTAGATCTGAAAgataaaatcacattattttagcTTGATAAATATGTCAGCATGTACATCAATTGATATTTTTTTCTCTGGCAGCCACTGTATATTAATTCCTCTTTTAATTGTTTGTCATTTCTAGTTCTACCCATTTTATAAGACCATCTTAGCATCCTGCTCATATGATTTCACAGTCAGGTAAGCCACAAATTTTGAACATCTACAGTATGTCACATTTAAATATCAAAGaacaaattacacaaaaaaattcacattaagcaatatcacatgagcaGCAGTGCTGTTCTTCTGAATATCAACACAACAGTCAGATGTTACAGGTGTGCTATGTATTTGTGCTAATACTTTTAGTAGAAATATAgttaaaaaattgttaaaaaagtcTGATTAAATTATGGTAATGGAACCTACTGTTGTATGACATTGTATGGGATACAGTTTTTTTACTGAAACAATTTGTTCAAATTTCATCAAAAACACATGAAGTAGGATTTCACATTTCTAAAGGCCTTTTGCACATGTTGAGGGCAGATGATCTTTCTTAGTGACCTTTGGATGAATGGTGAAGTCTGGCACATTACCAGAACTGATGTGTTTGCCATCAAGTGGGGTTGTAAAAGTCGTTGATCTAATTTCAAGGTAGACTAGTTTTTTTCCTTTCACAGCAAATGCGTTCTTTTAATGCACAGTTGTGTTTTTATCGAGCATGGAGCTCATTTTTGCACTGGGGGAATGAACTTTAATAGGGCCGTTAAGGACATTTCAGCAAAAATCACAATAGTAAAGCAAAAGCTTGCTGCATATTTGCTGTAATTTGATAAAGGAGCCACATTTTTTTCCATAGGTTTTACGCAAATGTACACATAAAGTCTTAATAACTGTTAATTGtgataaactgaaaaatatatttttatgcctTTGAAGTACACACCAATTATATTATAGTTAACAAAAGTCTATAATGTCCTTATAAGTGAATCTCtgccacataattttttttttactttagataactttttgtgtgtaaaaatgtAGTTTGAAACAAAAACACTGCTACACATTTCCGTTTTTATGCTAAGTGACATGTGACTGTGGTAGCTGACAGTATACCAAGAAAGCTGTTGATCAAGCTGAacctagaacttttttttttaactaaagtcAGTCTATAATTGATAAAGGGATGGATAGTTGTTGTCCTTAAAGAGTGACAACAGATCTTTGCCTTGGCTGTTGGAGAAAGATTACAGAGAGATGACAAGCTTTTAAAATGAGAATTGACTCATCACGTGGTCTTTGAGGCGAGTTTGATTTTCCTTCAGGCGCTGCTTGTCATCTTATTGTTTAAACGTTATCTGTTTTCTAAGCCTGGAGGCGTGTGTCACTTAATGTGCAAGCCAATTAGCACTTGTAATTTTACAGCCAGTAATTTTACTGCACCTTTATAACCCTAGTAGgagttattttttcatatttgttcaaCTTTTAGTTTGTTGTCGTTCTCTCAGTTCATTTGGCATGAATTATGGCCAGTTAGCTTTAGAAATTGTATTTGCGGTTATGCTTTCATAGAAATCAGTTCTATTGATTACAGGAAATTTGCTGTTTGAATAGGACTAAGGTGCAATCTAATTAGTCTTGCCTTCAGAGTAAACTGTGATAATACAGACAGCGAGGTAATTACCAGAAATGATTTCCACAGGAAGAACGGATCAACATGaatctttttttccctttgtgGTAAAAGagaaaatgctgtttatttaaatacaaagccTTTTtacgttcaaaagaacatttgagTCACCTGCTTCcatacaaacacatactgtacactctCTTAGATGTTTACTTTACACAGTCTATGCAGTCGCTCTTTCCAATCTGATCAGGTCTCGTTTACAGCTGATAAGGTTTCTTCTTTCATACATAACAGCTGGCTTTTCTGAGTTGCTATGGCAGCACGTACATGCTAGTACCAGGTGGAAAGTACAGAAGGAAAATTACATCTTTCTATGTGTTATTTAACAAACTATTAGGCAGAGATATAGACTTTTCTTTGTGTAAAGAacacttattttctttctttctttcaattatCAGTTTAAGTTGTCGCATTGCTTTAAATGAAGTATGACAGATATCAATGATACTATTGGTTGTGAATGTAAtctcataaaataaatttgaaataaatagatGCATAAAGTGAACTGCAGGGAATTTCTTTCAGAATCtgcaattttgagaaaataaaaataaaaaaattccacaaTATTGTTGTTATGTGAAAAAGTTATGTGAGTCTAATCATTTGGCACAAGGTTATcttattacattgtgtttttgcACCATTTTTACTGAGTGATGTTTGGAGTTTGGTGTCCTGTTTTGTATCGATGCCACGCTGGTGACTTATTTCAGCATCCCTTTCTAAAGCCGTTCACATCCTGAGCAGCTGTCATCTCACTGTGCTTATAAATAATATCCTTCACTTCTGCTCTGTGTTAGTATTAATGCCTGCCTTATGTTTTCTTATagacaaataaattttttttttctttcagagaggtgatttgattacattttctgaatgaaGCAGCCTGGGTCTGGTGAGCCAGGGCTGCGTCAGGGCTTTGAGCAGCCCCACCAGAGAAGAAAAATGGCTGTTCAATTAGCACGATTGCCTTCTGTGGCTCTGCGTCCACAGATTCTGGGACTGCTCCAAGAACCAGCCGCTGCTGGAGACACTGGAGCAGCACTCAGAGTTTGTGTGTGGCCCGGAAAGGGTGTGTGAAACGCGCACACTCGGctttgtaaatattaaattacagtgaacaacacttaatatgctctCCTGGCTTTAGACTCTGAGTACATAAACATCACGGTCATAATCAGATGACTCGCTAGCTGAAAACCAACAAGCCAGAATGatagtaatgcagtagctctttcaggtagggtgaccaaACGTCCCGAAAAATTTGAATCCCGAATCCTGAATCtagccctaattgtcccgaaaattatactaaagcaaaatcttgagtagttattgtctgataaacattaaaaactgtctgcggaggttgagtcgtcctgcaaccagcccccgccggatgctcattggctgcagcatcttttttctaagttctaaaaaaaataccgtagTCGGCTAGGCACGAATCACACTTCATAGTTAATTTCGGTTATTTCAGTAGGCCTAcgtaaagttaaactaaatgaaaatgagaaagtgCATTGCAGTGATTTAatgaaaaaattctgaaaattaatgttttagatttagtttttttatttatttttattttattttatttttttaatagctgcAGTTTAATGACATCTGTTCTGATGAACCAGTGACTCGTAATTGAGAAACTTAAATCAATATTTCCATGACTCGGCTATACTCTGCAGCTATTCATTTCTATTATCCTTCACTGTAAGCCCTGGTCTATAAACCTCGCTTCACCTCTGATGTCTGTCTGTTGCACAAAACAAAACTCTTCTGCAAAGAGGAGGCACATGCCTTGTTCGTAGAGCGTGTACAAGGAATCGGTCACATACAATAACAGTGCCCTCAGCTCATTGAGATGTGGGCCGCAGTCCTCATCGGGCTGCTTCTGTCTGACGCCAGCACTCACTGTGATGAATAAAAGTCAGAGCAGTCAATGAGCCATCACTGAGCTGAGAGGAGATGTCTGCAGCAAACCCTCCTCAGCTCCATTGTGCCACTGTGCCATTTTTCTGAGATTTAACTTTGAATATCTTGTGAGCTGTAGCTCACCTCAGGCTCTAAAGCCTGTGAATATAAAGCTTTTCCTTTCTGACTTTTTACATGGAGcctaatgtatttaatgttttttatttgattatatttcatTGAATTAATTGCAGTCAAAGGAAATAAATTTGATTCCATTTAATGCAGAACTGGAAATTAAGTTATAAAGCTAACTGAAAATACACTGTCGCCCAGTATTTGCATAGGATTTTTGTGTTTATTAGAATATtctgtcaaaagtttggagttagtaacatttaaaattttgatttaaagaaagaaattattatttttattccataaagaagctttaatttgatcaaaattgaTATACGCTTATACTAATAATGCACAACCAGAAAAATCACGAAAAATGGACCGCAGTGTGTCAGAGCCAAATTGCAGATTTGTATTCTCTCTTATTGTTAGTTCCACATAAGGCATAAGTACAGCTGTTGGCAGGCTGCAGGTGGAGTGGGTTGTTCCTGCAAGGCAAGGGCAAGAACTGTAAAGTGCTTTTTCTACCGCAGTCTCCCTGTTCACTGCCaaccatacacacatacacaccttgTGCTGTTCGTGCTGGCTGTCAAGGCCGATATTCAAGCCCTGAGCCATTGTCAATTGGGATCTAACACGACCAATGTCATTTATTGTCTAAGCGGGTATGATTATAGGTTGATTTTTGATTAGTACTAACAGCTGACATATCACGTTCCCATTGAAAATTCGCTCCCCTTTACCCTTCAGTTTGATTGATCACCTCCGCACATACTGAAGATCTGTACAGTCATTATGCTTTTGAACAAAGTGAAGCCTTTGAATGCGGTAATTATACTGTAACCGGCTGTTGAGAAAAAGCCCAGCTCTGACTTCATTCACACCCACAGCAGGTGAGGCATCATATCTTCACACGTTCTGACAAGAAACTAGAACGTTTCTCCAAAAGAGGACATGTATCCTGTGTTCTTGCCTCCAGTTATATTAAACTTTGTGCCATTATCAGCTGACCATCCGTTCACTCCTCCCTCGCTCCTGCTCTCTGCATCTTTTTCTTCTGCACTGTTGCTTGCTCTCTGGCACTCAGTGTCTGTGCAGTTTTGCAGTCAAGTCATTAATGAAGGACTTTTTCTCACTCAATGGGTGAGTCACAGGTTTTCTttcaccaaacaatgtagttcctcagagtCAGTTGTGGTTGCAACAAAGTGAATGTAAAGaaaaaggtgtatgtttgtagagtaatttacaacagcatTGAACGtgactcagccaatcagaatcaaggaccaacTATGCGTTTTATAAATAGTCCATATCACTGATCTATTATAGAgaatatatagatcagtggtccaTGTATCATTTTGAAAGAATTGTATCAAGGCATATTTTGTGAGGGcacttatttatatatgtataaatattaatcattatATGTTCATGTTATGTCAACTGCCCTTATTCCGTTTCTCTAGATATTGCTATAACAGTTTATATTCAGGAAAACATAACAAAAGTTAACTGTTAAGGATACAAGGTATGGTAGCAATTTAATGCACACTTGTTTTCCGTGCACAGGCAAAAAGAGAAGCTTTAAAAAGTCTTTGAAGCAGcatcaaaagaaacaaacaattaCTTGGCTGAACATCATTATTGTGCATTTCAGCAAAGCTGCACTTGCATAAAAATCTCTTTGTTTTCCAATAGCGGGGTGCTCTCTCAGCTCAGCTAAAGTAAATTGTCAGTACTTTTACATGCTCAATAATGCAGATGCACTGTTAATTGTGTGACTGTGGCCTTCTTCACAGGTTGTGGACTGCTCTTGGGATGAGACTGTAAAAGTCTTCATCCCTTCATGCCTGGCTGCCCTACAGGAGGTCAGTGCACCATGAGAAAATGTTGCCGCAAGGCACAGGGGAGCCACGGATCTGTTTCAATCACAGAGTTTGCCAAGATTTCACTGTGGTTTTCGTAATGTCACTATTAAAGGAGAACCCGTGGGATGGATCAGGAGCACCGTGCGGATGAGAGGGAATCTCATGCTGTCACTGAATGTAAAAACTGAGTGTGGTGTTATTATAATGTTTCTTAAGTGTAAAATCAAACTAAAAGTGAGTTTACCTTAAGCATTGAGTGCCTTTTTGTTGTCTAAAGCTCACTGGTAGATTATGTTGTATGTGTATGTTGTTGTTATTCACTGGTTTGTTAAACTTATATTAATAAATCAATGCAATCTGTCATTCTcagatttcttattttaaatcctGAGCTTTCCTTTAATCGAATTAATATTGCCTCCCACACAATTTTAACAGACACAGGTGAATATTTGATCAAAATCTGGGACACAGTGAATATTGTTTGTATTTCTCTTGGGTCAGTATGGAGGAGTGAATATGCAAAGTATACAAGCAATAAACGGATTACCAGAAAAATACTGTTATGAAAAGGTTTGTGGATATAACCAACACCCATGCAGTGATAGTATTTTGTATATACCATAGTATAAAATGTTTGAATACTATGATATATATCAGATTATTATAGTTGAATAAATGGGTATCATAATCATGTAACATTCTCTATATACATATTATGTATTCATATTGCCTAATTGTATTCTGGCTGTCAAGGATTTTCCAGTggcttgcttttttttcttcttcttcttttttttttttttttcttttttttttgtgaggccAAAAGACCTTGAATCACCAGAACTGATGTGAAACCATTGAAATTTAAacataaactttttaaatatgaactgTGACTTTAATGCATCCGTTTTCCATATAGAGTAAAATCATTTTACGGTGATTCTCGGGGAGTTTTACTGTACAGGGAATTTTACACTACaacaaaaacacttatttaatttatCCAACTAAATTCGTCTGTAAAGGGAGAAAACTGAACTCCTCAGACTAGCAGacggaaataaatattttatttatttattttatttatatttagcatattttttaaCCACCAGAGGCTCTGTAATCTAAAATGTATTATGACTAAAAATACAGATGAAACGCATTTATAGTCTGTATTAATATACCACAGTATGCCTAGTTTTATTTGGGAGGTTTACAATTTTACTATTTGTTTACAGACTAAATTGCGTTcatcttattttgtttataactTTCATATTTatcagaggagaaaaaaaacagtgtCAAGTACATCAAAGTAAAAAGATTGGCAGCAGCTGACTCCAATTCAATCACTGTACAAAGAAAGAGACAGTCGGAGCCGCGGTGTGTCGCATTTATTCAGCCGCGCTCGTGCTGCGTGAGTTACGCGCGAGAGGAGAGTGGACGTGAATATTCAGCAGTGGAGTCAGAGCTCAGTGCGTAATACGGAGACGCCGGGAACCCCCAGTCTACGAGGAAAGACATGGAAGTTTGCAAAGGACGTTTGCTGGGCATCTCGGTGGCCGTTGCGCATGGATTTTTTTCGGGATCGCTGAATATTTTGCTAAAATTCCTCATCACGACCTATAGCTTCACGTATCTTACTTTAATTCAGTGTCTGACCAGCGGCACTGCGGCTCTCACATTAGAGGTGCTGAGGAGACTGGGCAAAATAGATATACCACCCTTCAGCTTCCAGTTAGTGAAAGTTTTTGCTAGTGTCTGTGTTTTGGCAACTTTGCAGTCCACATTAACCCTCTGGTCTCTCAAGGGACTGAGTTTACCCATGTATGTTGTGTTTAAGCGATGCTTGCCCTTGGTAACATTGGGGATTGGAGTGTGCGTGCTGAAGAACGGGATCCCATCAGCTGGGGTAATAACTGCGGTTCTCATCACCACTGGAGGAGCAGCACTGGCTGGTAAGAATCATTTAGGTctttataaatacaatttgtaatagtttttacTTTATACTGAGGTAAACACAGTTTTCACTCCAgtgaatatttcttaatatagattattttctgtacatttctgttgACACATAGCTTAAAGTCTTGGCTACAAGAAAAACCTTGGAACATTTTCATCGCAATtcccagtaaaaaaataaaaataaaagatcgaTTTAACACtagtggggcatgttgtcacaacaCACTGTcatttaaacagtaaaacaatcacgaaaaataaaacaatttatgaaaCAGCTATTATATTGAAAACAACCTTCACTGTAATGAATACATTTGTTACATGTAAACACCACATGACAACataaatttgacatttattaaCTTCATTATATTGTTGACTCTTCGTTTTGATGAtaaaattcataaacattattcTAATTTATGAAGGTTTTGAACTAAATAAACCCAACAACCCAACCAAGCATAGccattgtgacaacttgccctgGTTTGATAACTAGCCTTCCATAAAGTCTCCTTTTCTGTATATTCctaattgtcatttattttttccaagtagtgtttatgtaaatatatcaTACTGATGTTCCTATGACTATTATAGCAACATTGTTTTACTAATGTGTTTTGAACTGCTTCTGAAAAttcaagcaaaaaataataataacttgtttTGTCTAGTTTGATGTTTAATCTTGTGCGATTCCTGCCATTCTGTATTATGCATTGTGATAAAACACGCTTCTCATACAGAGTTTCAGTTGATAATGGCCATAAATCATGTATGGCGCAGTCTCTGTTTAACTTTGCAGTGCTTCGTTCTGTTTTCCTGCAGGTGCTGGAGATCTAACAGGTGACCCTTTTGGCTACATGACTGGCATTTTAGCTGTGATTGTCCACGCCTCCTATTTGGTGCTCATCCAAAAAACAAGTGCAGATAGTGATTATGGGCCGCTCACAGCCCAGTACACTATTGCAGTGGTGGCCTCTCCCGTTCTCTTCATCTGTTCCATCATAAGCATGGATGCCATTGACATGTGGACGTATGAAGGTTGGAAGAACCCGTATATCACAGGCATCTTCTGTACTTGCATCCTCATCGGCTGTGCAATGAACTTCACCACACTGCAGTGTACTTATATCAACTCAGCTGTCACCACCAGTTTTGTGGGGGTGGTCAAGAGTATAGCTACCATCACTGTGGGCATGTTTGCCTTCAGTGATGTAATGCCAACCAAACTGTTTGTGGTAGGCGTGGTAGTGAACACCATCGGCTCCATCACCTACTGTGCGGTGAAATATCATGAAACCAAAAAGAAGTTAACCTACCAGGATATGGACGAGTCTGCTAAGGATGAAGAACTACCTGGAGAACCTGACGTGGAACCAGCCAAGCCTGATGGAGATATGGAAACTCTTCCAAATGATCTGGAGAGCATTCCCAATGGCAGCCTGACGGCATCAGTTGACAGCCATGACCAGGGTCCAATTTGTGAGAATAAAGTGGCAGAGTCCATAGAATTAGAAAGACCGGGGATCCCATCAGACAATCCTACGAGACAATCTCTGAGCGACAGTTACGTAGGGGTCTGGAGATCCATTCGCACCTTAAAGTTCTTTAAGAAAGACACTTTACTTGACAACATGGAGGTTCAAAGTCCTTGATGATTGGTTTCCCGCTTGACAGCAACGCATGTTAAATTTAAGTATTGTTGAACTGATgttgtgaacaatgtttgccttTTTTCTGTCCTGAACatgattttatgaaaaatatttatttttttataaaaaggtaTAGTCTGTTTGTATATTAGAGGGAGAATAACTATACGAGGAGTCCCCAATAAC
The Carassius auratus strain Wakin chromosome 31, ASM336829v1, whole genome shotgun sequence DNA segment above includes these coding regions:
- the LOC113051147 gene encoding solute carrier family 35 member D3-like, with the protein product MEVCKGRLLGISVAVAHGFFSGSLNILLKFLITTYSFTYLTLIQCLTSGTAALTLEVLRRLGKIDIPPFSFQLVKVFASVCVLATLQSTLTLWSLKGLSLPMYVVFKRCLPLVTLGIGVCVLKNGIPSAGVITAVLITTGGAALAGAGDLTGDPFGYMTGILAVIVHASYLVLIQKTSADSDYGPLTAQYTIAVVASPVLFICSIISMDAIDMWTYEGWKNPYITGIFCTCILIGCAMNFTTLQCTYINSAVTTSFVGVVKSIATITVGMFAFSDVMPTKLFVVGVVVNTIGSITYCAVKYHETKKKLTYQDMDESAKDEELPGEPDVEPAKPDGDMETLPNDLESIPNGSLTASVDSHDQGPICENKVAESIELERPGIPSDNPTRQSLSDSYVGVWRSIRTLKFFKKDTLLDNMEVQSP